Proteins from a single region of Candidatus Woesearchaeota archaeon:
- a CDS encoding glycine--tRNA ligase, whose product MTHTFKDLATFLKKKGFIYPSSEIYGGLAGLYDYGHLGTLLKHNFENVWRAYFLNLNDNSFELETAQIMHHNVFRASGHLANFADPVVKCSVCEFTERADHFVEKATKQRTEGFNPDQLNQLIEKHKLNCPQCKKTLAPVASMNMMFPLHMGVGNTTTAYLRPETAQSPYVNFKLQYELQRKKLPLGLALIGKAFRNEISPRNLTLRQREFTQAELQLFFNPHLVDEHPEFDKVKKYKLRVLLEEDRKKNAVVERTPEELRQKGLPKFYLYHLVKIQQFYFDVIGIPQERFRLYQLDDSEKAFYNKYHFDLEIDLHEHGWTEVGGLHYRTDHDLGGHEKVSKQSMEIFDEESSKRFIPHVLELSFGVDRNVYSLLDLNYHDDKERGNIVLSLPSNVTPFVAGIFPLLKNKEELVKLATDIFSTLRPHIKCFYDEAASIGRRYARADEMGVKYGITIDFDSLNDNCVTVRNRDTTQQERVPITKLREYLI is encoded by the coding sequence ATGACTCACACATTTAAAGATCTGGCAACCTTTCTTAAGAAAAAAGGCTTCATCTATCCTTCTTCTGAAATTTATGGTGGTTTAGCTGGACTCTACGATTATGGTCACCTTGGGACACTTCTCAAACATAACTTTGAAAACGTGTGGCGCGCTTATTTCCTTAATCTTAACGATAATTCATTTGAACTTGAAACCGCACAAATCATGCATCACAATGTCTTTCGCGCTTCAGGTCATTTAGCTAACTTTGCTGATCCTGTCGTCAAATGCAGTGTCTGTGAATTTACCGAACGTGCCGATCACTTTGTCGAGAAAGCAACCAAACAACGTACAGAGGGTTTCAATCCTGATCAACTCAATCAACTTATCGAGAAACACAAACTTAACTGTCCTCAATGTAAAAAGACTCTTGCACCCGTTGCATCCATGAACATGATGTTTCCTCTGCACATGGGTGTTGGCAATACCACAACTGCGTATCTACGACCAGAAACCGCGCAATCGCCTTATGTTAATTTCAAATTACAATACGAATTACAACGAAAAAAACTACCTTTGGGTCTAGCATTGATCGGTAAAGCATTTCGCAACGAAATTTCTCCGCGTAATCTTACTCTACGTCAACGTGAATTTACCCAAGCAGAACTCCAACTTTTCTTCAATCCTCATCTGGTTGATGAACATCCTGAATTTGACAAAGTCAAGAAATACAAATTGCGCGTGCTGCTTGAAGAAGATCGTAAGAAAAATGCAGTTGTGGAAAGAACTCCTGAAGAATTACGCCAAAAAGGTCTACCTAAATTCTATCTGTATCATCTGGTTAAAATTCAACAATTTTATTTCGACGTCATCGGTATCCCCCAAGAACGCTTCCGTCTTTATCAGTTAGATGATAGTGAGAAAGCATTCTATAACAAGTATCATTTTGACTTAGAAATTGATCTTCATGAACACGGTTGGACTGAAGTTGGTGGACTTCATTATCGTACGGATCATGATCTTGGCGGACATGAAAAAGTATCAAAACAAAGCATGGAGATCTTTGACGAAGAAAGTAGCAAACGATTTATTCCTCATGTCTTAGAACTCAGTTTTGGCGTTGATCGTAATGTGTACTCCTTACTCGATCTCAATTATCACGATGACAAAGAACGTGGTAATATTGTCCTCTCGCTTCCCTCAAACGTCACGCCCTTCGTAGCAGGAATTTTCCCTCTCCTCAAAAACAAAGAAGAACTTGTCAAACTCGCAACCGACATCTTTTCAACACTTCGACCGCACATCAAGTGTTTTTATGATGAAGCAGCATCGATTGGTCGCCGTTATGCCCGTGCTGATGAAATGGGTGTAAAATATGGCATTACCATTGACTTTGATTCATTGAATGATAATTGTGTAACCGTTCGCAACCGCGATACGACTCAACAAGAACGCGTACCTATAACAAAATTACGAGAATATCTAATTTAA
- a CDS encoding LamG domain-containing protein, whose product MKRGPLVLIFVVSAFLASATLFQTLTSTNFNGGTYTNTGYNGSAVMLNASKIAGNYTSTIYDTAAISSWSSIAWTPELCYQCDLPDNKTNETGFVNTTDMNNNVLLLHLDKNGTYENNTYFYDFSGNNLNGTCSGGACPTVNTSARFGSSFYFNGSDNITLGDVLETTINGTYTVAVWIFPIENVSETILSKYSATAGDVKTQFIFAYRVGGLFRQLLYSNLAGTTFRDYNTDRKYLPNSWYHVVFVGDMVGDTYHTYINGTEVPGTKTGNAITNIPSSTEDTRVGNARGQGFDFGFDGNIDELAIWNRTLSPEEIQILYKRGAARLNLSVRSCDDALCSGESFTDIADEPSTQSLSLSSSEYIQYRYEFLSDWSNVTPKLFNVSITYTELGAVPEIPWYGYLFILICVASGFMLLQQRKEN is encoded by the coding sequence ATGAAAAGAGGACCGTTGGTGTTGATTTTTGTAGTAAGTGCTTTTCTTGCGAGTGCAACGCTGTTTCAAACTCTTACTTCTACTAATTTTAATGGGGGTACATATACTAATACAGGATATAATGGATCTGCAGTGATGTTAAATGCATCCAAAATTGCAGGTAATTATACCAGCACGATCTATGATACTGCCGCCATCTCGAGTTGGAGTAGCATTGCGTGGACGCCAGAACTATGCTATCAATGTGACCTTCCAGACAATAAAACTAATGAAACTGGCTTTGTGAATACAACCGATATGAACAATAACGTTCTTCTACTCCATTTAGATAAGAATGGGACATATGAAAATAACACCTATTTCTACGATTTTAGCGGAAACAATCTCAACGGAACCTGTAGCGGAGGTGCTTGCCCAACAGTGAATACGAGTGCTCGTTTCGGCTCCTCATTTTATTTTAATGGATCAGATAATATTACGTTAGGAGATGTACTTGAAACAACGATAAATGGAACATATACCGTTGCGGTATGGATCTTTCCTATTGAAAATGTATCGGAGACAATCCTAAGCAAATATAGTGCAACAGCAGGAGACGTAAAAACTCAATTCATCTTCGCCTATCGTGTAGGAGGATTATTCCGGCAACTTCTTTATTCAAATCTTGCCGGAACCACATTTAGAGATTATAACACAGATCGTAAGTATCTTCCCAATTCGTGGTACCATGTTGTTTTTGTAGGAGATATGGTTGGCGATACTTATCACACTTATATTAATGGAACAGAGGTCCCTGGAACGAAAACAGGAAATGCCATAACCAACATACCTAGTTCCACAGAAGATACGCGAGTGGGAAATGCACGAGGACAAGGTTTTGATTTTGGTTTTGATGGTAACATCGATGAACTTGCGATCTGGAATAGAACGCTTAGCCCAGAAGAGATACAAATCCTCTACAAAAGAGGTGCTGCTCGCTTAAATTTGTCGGTACGCAGTTGCGATGATGCACTTTGTTCGGGAGAAAGTTTTACAGACATTGCAGACGAACCCAGCACGCAAAGTTTGAGTCTCTCCAGCAGCGAATATATCCAATATCGCTATGAATTCTTGAGTGACTGGAGCAATGTCACACCAAAACTATTCAACGTATCCATAACCTACACAGAATTAGGTGCAGTACCTGAGATTCCTTGGTATGGTTATCTCTTTATTTTGATTTGTGTGGCATCAGGGTTTATGCTATTACAACAACGAAAAGAAAATTAA
- a CDS encoding LamG domain-containing protein, which produces MKRGLLVLIFVVSTFLASATLFQTLTSTNFNEGTYTNTGYNGSAVMLNASKIAGNYTSLIYDTLGTSSYQSISWTPELCYQCDLPDNKTNETGFVNNTDMVKNVFLFHFDKNNTYENNTHFYDFSETGLNGTCGGNNCPLLNSTARFGNSFYFNGTQNITLGDQLESILNTNYTFAVWVYPTANTTIETIFSKYSDTSGDIKAQFMFAYRLGKFRQLRYGNIGGSTWRDYMTTDKFSLDNWYHVVFVGNPVGDTFQIYVNGTEVAGTKGGTGAITTIADSTENTRVGGARGGAYSFDGFIDELAIWNRTLSPEEIQILYKRGAVRLNLSVRSCDDYNCTGDSFVDIADEPSTQSLSLLNNEYIQYQYEFLSDWSNVTPKLFNVTISYTSMGDVPELPWFGYIFILICVGSGFMLLQQRKEN; this is translated from the coding sequence ATGAAAAGAGGACTGTTGGTGTTGATTTTTGTAGTAAGTACTTTTCTTGCAAGTGCAACGCTGTTTCAAACTCTTACCTCTACTAATTTTAATGAAGGCACATATACCAATACAGGATATAATGGATCTGCAGTGATGTTAAATGCATCCAAGATTGCAGGTAATTATACCAGTTTAATTTATGATACTTTGGGAACTTCAAGTTATCAAAGTATTTCTTGGACACCAGAGTTATGTTACCAATGTGATCTTCCCGATAATAAAACTAATGAAACTGGTTTTGTCAATAATACAGATATGGTTAAGAACGTATTCTTGTTTCATTTTGATAAAAATAATACCTATGAGAATAATACTCATTTTTATGATTTTAGTGAAACAGGTTTAAATGGAACTTGTGGTGGGAATAACTGCCCTTTGCTTAACTCTACTGCACGGTTTGGAAACTCTTTCTATTTCAATGGAACACAAAACATCACATTGGGAGATCAATTGGAATCCATCTTAAATACAAATTATACTTTCGCAGTATGGGTTTACCCAACTGCCAATACCACCATAGAAACTATTTTTTCTAAGTATAGTGATACTTCAGGAGATATAAAAGCACAGTTTATGTTTGCATATAGATTAGGGAAATTTAGACAATTAAGATATGGCAATATTGGAGGATCAACTTGGAGAGATTATATGACTACAGACAAATTTTCTTTAGATAATTGGTACCATGTGGTTTTTGTGGGTAATCCAGTAGGAGATACGTTCCAAATTTATGTTAATGGTACTGAGGTTGCAGGAACAAAAGGAGGAACCGGTGCGATCACCACTATTGCTGATTCTACAGAGAATACACGAGTCGGCGGCGCACGTGGAGGAGCATATAGCTTTGATGGATTCATTGATGAACTTGCGATCTGGAATAGAACGCTTAGCCCAGAAGAGATACAAATTCTTTACAAACGGGGTGCAGTACGTCTTAATCTCTCCGTACGTAGTTGTGATGATTATAATTGTACTGGAGACAGTTTTGTAGATATTGCAGATGAACCTTCTACTCAAAGTCTAAGTCTTTTAAACAATGAATATATTCAATACCAATATGAATTTTTAAGCGATTGGAGCAATGTGACACCTAAATTATTTAATGTGACTATTTCGTATACTTCGATGGGAGATGTTCCTGAGTTGCCATGGTTCGGGTACATATTTATTCTGATTTGTGTGGGATCAGGGTTTATGCTATTACAACAACGAAAAGAGAATTAG